One Gossypium hirsutum isolate 1008001.06 chromosome A11, Gossypium_hirsutum_v2.1, whole genome shotgun sequence genomic window carries:
- the LOC107890970 gene encoding uncharacterized protein isoform X2, whose product MSFEPHNLKPRRRGKKEKKRKMAEDTLYLQLHKLSSVKSEQILDQILTTLWKTRRCGLRPPDKSRFHSLLSLPSLPDLDPVLACLRLLIRKSVHENFNGDDLLKLFPPDLSLDLQSLLVLLLQKYQSQWKEELAKEQHPHSLPRTSVSYQIRANAPPSFTPLPYSDIPTSLWSRQDDPSTSTNLGDFGASPIIADAAGFHLAPLLMQQDAGPPDNLEVLPRLKSMTWTVENLNSAPANKAAIIHLKLQDYTKSPSGEREVKFQLTKDTLEAMLRSLTYISEQLSNMTGTSSEPAQKKQKQ is encoded by the exons ATGTCGTTTGAACCTCATAACCTGAAGCCAAGACGacggggaaaaaaagaaaagaaaagaaaaatggcgGAAGATACGTTGTATCTTCAACTGCACAAGCTTTCATCTGTAAAATCAGAGCAAATTCTGGACCAAATTTTAACAACACTATGGAAAACTCGAAGGTGCGGTCTTCGCCCGCCCGACAAGTCTCGGTTTCATTCTCTCCTTTCGCTCCCTTCCCTTCCCGACCTCGACCCT GTATTGGCATGCCTTCGATTGCTTATCAGGAAATCTGTACATGAAAATTTCAATGGCGATGATCTTTTGAAGCTGTTTCCGCCTGATTTGTCACTTGATTTGCAAAGTCTTCTGGTTCTATTGTTGCAGAAATATCAGAGTCAATGGAAGGAAGAACTAGCAAAAGAACAG CATCCACATTCATTGCCAAGGACCAGTGTTTCCTATCAGATAAGGGCAAACGCACCACCATCTTTCACACCATTGCCATATTCTGATATTCCAACTTCCTTGTGGTCTCGTCAAGATGATCCTAGTACCAGCACTAATCTTGGTGATTTTGGGGCTTCACCAATCATTGCTGACGCAGCTGGTTTTCATCTGGCTCCCTTGCTAATGCAACAGGATGCTGGTCCTCCAGACAATCTG GAAGTTTTACCCCGGCTTAAGTCAATGACATGGACCGTGGAGAATCTCAACTCAGCGCCAGCCAATAAAGCAGCTATTATCCATCTTAAG CTTCAAGATTATACCAAGTCTCCTTCAGGAGAGAGAGAAGTGAAATTTCAGCTGACTAAAGACACACTTGAAGCTATGTTGAGATCATTGACTTACATCAGCGAACAACTTTCAAACATG ACTGGGACTTCCTCAGAGCCGGCACAGAAAAAGCAAAAGCAATAG
- the LOC107890970 gene encoding uncharacterized protein isoform X1, whose product MAEDTLYLQLHKLSSVKSEQILDQILTTLWKTRRCGLRPPDKSRFHSLLSLPSLPDLDPVLACLRLLIRKSVHENFNGDDLLKLFPPDLSLDLQSLLVLLLQKYQSQWKEELAKEQHPHSLPRTSVSYQIRANAPPSFTPLPYSDIPTSLWSRQDDPSTSTNLGDFGASPIIADAAGFHLAPLLMQQDAGPPDNLEVLPRLKSMTWTVENLNSAPANKAAIIHLKLQDYTKSPSGEREVKFQLTKDTLEAMLRSLTYISEQLSNMFVFVFLFIRLGLPQSRHRKSKSNRTIWP is encoded by the exons atggcgGAAGATACGTTGTATCTTCAACTGCACAAGCTTTCATCTGTAAAATCAGAGCAAATTCTGGACCAAATTTTAACAACACTATGGAAAACTCGAAGGTGCGGTCTTCGCCCGCCCGACAAGTCTCGGTTTCATTCTCTCCTTTCGCTCCCTTCCCTTCCCGACCTCGACCCT GTATTGGCATGCCTTCGATTGCTTATCAGGAAATCTGTACATGAAAATTTCAATGGCGATGATCTTTTGAAGCTGTTTCCGCCTGATTTGTCACTTGATTTGCAAAGTCTTCTGGTTCTATTGTTGCAGAAATATCAGAGTCAATGGAAGGAAGAACTAGCAAAAGAACAG CATCCACATTCATTGCCAAGGACCAGTGTTTCCTATCAGATAAGGGCAAACGCACCACCATCTTTCACACCATTGCCATATTCTGATATTCCAACTTCCTTGTGGTCTCGTCAAGATGATCCTAGTACCAGCACTAATCTTGGTGATTTTGGGGCTTCACCAATCATTGCTGACGCAGCTGGTTTTCATCTGGCTCCCTTGCTAATGCAACAGGATGCTGGTCCTCCAGACAATCTG GAAGTTTTACCCCGGCTTAAGTCAATGACATGGACCGTGGAGAATCTCAACTCAGCGCCAGCCAATAAAGCAGCTATTATCCATCTTAAG CTTCAAGATTATACCAAGTCTCCTTCAGGAGAGAGAGAAGTGAAATTTCAGCTGACTAAAGACACACTTGAAGCTATGTTGAGATCATTGACTTACATCAGCGAACAACTTTCAAACATG tttgtttttgtctttttatttatcAGACTGGGACTTCCTCAGAGCCGGCACAGAAAAAGCAAAAGCAATAGGACTATATGGCCATAG